In Arvicola amphibius chromosome 1, mArvAmp1.2, whole genome shotgun sequence, one DNA window encodes the following:
- the LOC119827021 gene encoding zinc finger protein OZF-like isoform X2 — MVETYWNLISIGYKWDDHNIEEDYQSSRRHGRNIICHSGHKPYEHQGHGKKQYTSFPPGTVRRHLVVPTARRHYGCDTSLHSHIGENPYENKEYGNLSVCPGSLCSCSVTHSVCYTCNQCCKTLSSSSFFQRYERAHFGKGSEKCELRTKDFSHHRYLQIHKTTNNEENLNECDQHDKPVQYDSTLKVHQRTHLEEKPYEYNQSDNVSACHSFHQVHRTHSIEKRYEYEQCSKAFASPSYLQIYKTIYAGEKPYECNQCGKTFVQKSNLHRHEKSHTGEKRYECNQCGKAFAHKYKLLIHERIHTGEKPYECNQCGKAFVEKCNLRSHVRSHTGEKPFECSQCHKAFAQKSSLRSHERVHSGEKPYECNQCSKAFAQKSNLLIHERIHTGEKPYECNQCGKAFAQKSNLLSHEKSHTVEKPYEYNQNANSFTQKKNLLIHERSHTGEKPYECNLCGKVFARKSHLLSHERTHTGEKPYVCNQCGKAFGHNSHLHSHERIHTGEKPYECNQCDKAFARKSHLHRHERCHTREKSYGYNQCGRDFALNSHLQIEENSYWRQIL, encoded by the exons ATGGTGGAAACCTACTGGAACCTCATTTCTATAG GTTACAAATGGGACGACCACAATATTGAAGAAGATTAtcaaagttctagaagacatgGAAG GAATATCATCTGTCACTCTGGACACAAGCCATATGAGCATCAAGGACATGGAAAGAAGCAATATACCTCTTTTCCTCCTGGCACAGTTAGAAGACATCTTGTAGTCCCCACTGCGAGAAGACATTATGGCTGTGATACAAGTTTACACTCTCACATTGGAGAAAACCCTTATGAGAACAAGGAATAtggaaatctgtctgtctgtcctggttCACTTTGCTCATGCAGTGTGACTCACAGTGTATGTTATACATGCAATCAGTGTTGTAAAACTCTGAGTTCTTCCAGTTTTTTTCAAAGATATGAAAGAGCTCATTTTggaaaaggaagtgaaaaatgTGAGCTTCGTACTAAGGACTTTAGTCATCACAGGTATCTTCAAATACACAAAACAACCAATAATGAAGAGAATCTCAATGAATGTGATCAACATGATAAACCCGTTCAATATGATTCTACTTTAAAAGTACACCAAAGAACTCATTTGGAAGAAAAACCCTACGAATATAATCAAAGTGATAATGTCTCAGCATGTCATAGTTTTCATCAAGTACatagaactcattctatagaaAAAAGGTATGAATATGAGCAATGCAGTAAAGCCTTTGCAAGTCCTAGTTATcttcaaatatataaaactatttatgctggagagaaaccctatgaatgtaatcaatgtggtaaaacCTTTGTACAGAAGAGTAATCTTCACAGGCATGAAAAAagtcacactggagagaaacgctatgaatgtaatcagtgtggtaaagcctttgcacacaAGTATAAACTTCTcattcatgaaagaattcatactggagagaaaccctatgaatgtaatcaatgtggtaaagcctttgtagAGAAGTGTAATCTTCGTAGTCATGTAAGAagtcacactggagagaaaccctttgAATGTAGTCAATGTCACAAAGCCTTTGCACAGAAGAGTTCTCTTCGCAGTCACGAAAGAGTTcattctggagagaaaccctatgaatgtaatcaatgtagtaaagcctttgcacagaaGAGTAATCTTCTcattcatgaaagaattcatactggagagaaaccctatgaatgtaatcaatgtggtaaagcctttgctcaGAAGAGTAATCTTCTCAGTCATGAAAAAAGTCATActgtagagaaaccctatgaatataatcaaaatgctaACTCCTTTACACAGAAGAAGAATCTTCTCATTCATGAAAGAagtcatacaggagagaaaccctatgaatgtaatctaTGTGGTAAAGTCTTTGCAAGGAAGAGTCATCTTCTTAGTCATGAAAGAACTCATACTGGGGAAAAACCCTATgtatgtaatcaatgtggtaaagcctttggaCATAATAGTCATCTTCACagtcatgaaagaattcatactggagagaaaccctatgaatgtaaccAGTGTGATAAAGCATTTGCACGTAAAAGTCATCTTCATAGGCATGAAAGATGTCATACTAGAGAGAAATCCTATGGATATAATCAATGTGGTAGAGACTTTGCACTTAATAGTCATCTTCAAATAGAAGAAAACTCATACTGGAGGCAAattctatga
- the LOC119827021 gene encoding zinc finger protein 431-like isoform X1: MDTVTYEDVHVNFTHEEWALLDPSQKSLYKDVMVETYWNLISIGYKWDDHNIEEDYQSSRRHGRNIICHSGHKPYEHQGHGKKQYTSFPPGTVRRHLVVPTARRHYGCDTSLHSHIGENPYENKEYGNLSVCPGSLCSCSVTHSVCYTCNQCCKTLSSSSFFQRYERAHFGKGSEKCELRTKDFSHHRYLQIHKTTNNEENLNECDQHDKPVQYDSTLKVHQRTHLEEKPYEYNQSDNVSACHSFHQVHRTHSIEKRYEYEQCSKAFASPSYLQIYKTIYAGEKPYECNQCGKTFVQKSNLHRHEKSHTGEKRYECNQCGKAFAHKYKLLIHERIHTGEKPYECNQCGKAFVEKCNLRSHVRSHTGEKPFECSQCHKAFAQKSSLRSHERVHSGEKPYECNQCSKAFAQKSNLLIHERIHTGEKPYECNQCGKAFAQKSNLLSHEKSHTVEKPYEYNQNANSFTQKKNLLIHERSHTGEKPYECNLCGKVFARKSHLLSHERTHTGEKPYVCNQCGKAFGHNSHLHSHERIHTGEKPYECNQCDKAFARKSHLHRHERCHTREKSYGYNQCGRDFALNSHLQIEENSYWRQIL, encoded by the exons GATACAGTGACCTATGAGGATGTGCATGTGAATTTCACTCATGAAGAGTGGGctttgctggatccttcccagaagagtcTCTACAAAGATGTCATGGTGGAAACCTACTGGAACCTCATTTCTATAG GTTACAAATGGGACGACCACAATATTGAAGAAGATTAtcaaagttctagaagacatgGAAG GAATATCATCTGTCACTCTGGACACAAGCCATATGAGCATCAAGGACATGGAAAGAAGCAATATACCTCTTTTCCTCCTGGCACAGTTAGAAGACATCTTGTAGTCCCCACTGCGAGAAGACATTATGGCTGTGATACAAGTTTACACTCTCACATTGGAGAAAACCCTTATGAGAACAAGGAATAtggaaatctgtctgtctgtcctggttCACTTTGCTCATGCAGTGTGACTCACAGTGTATGTTATACATGCAATCAGTGTTGTAAAACTCTGAGTTCTTCCAGTTTTTTTCAAAGATATGAAAGAGCTCATTTTggaaaaggaagtgaaaaatgTGAGCTTCGTACTAAGGACTTTAGTCATCACAGGTATCTTCAAATACACAAAACAACCAATAATGAAGAGAATCTCAATGAATGTGATCAACATGATAAACCCGTTCAATATGATTCTACTTTAAAAGTACACCAAAGAACTCATTTGGAAGAAAAACCCTACGAATATAATCAAAGTGATAATGTCTCAGCATGTCATAGTTTTCATCAAGTACatagaactcattctatagaaAAAAGGTATGAATATGAGCAATGCAGTAAAGCCTTTGCAAGTCCTAGTTATcttcaaatatataaaactatttatgctggagagaaaccctatgaatgtaatcaatgtggtaaaacCTTTGTACAGAAGAGTAATCTTCACAGGCATGAAAAAagtcacactggagagaaacgctatgaatgtaatcagtgtggtaaagcctttgcacacaAGTATAAACTTCTcattcatgaaagaattcatactggagagaaaccctatgaatgtaatcaatgtggtaaagcctttgtagAGAAGTGTAATCTTCGTAGTCATGTAAGAagtcacactggagagaaaccctttgAATGTAGTCAATGTCACAAAGCCTTTGCACAGAAGAGTTCTCTTCGCAGTCACGAAAGAGTTcattctggagagaaaccctatgaatgtaatcaatgtagtaaagcctttgcacagaaGAGTAATCTTCTcattcatgaaagaattcatactggagagaaaccctatgaatgtaatcaatgtggtaaagcctttgctcaGAAGAGTAATCTTCTCAGTCATGAAAAAAGTCATActgtagagaaaccctatgaatataatcaaaatgctaACTCCTTTACACAGAAGAAGAATCTTCTCATTCATGAAAGAagtcatacaggagagaaaccctatgaatgtaatctaTGTGGTAAAGTCTTTGCAAGGAAGAGTCATCTTCTTAGTCATGAAAGAACTCATACTGGGGAAAAACCCTATgtatgtaatcaatgtggtaaagcctttggaCATAATAGTCATCTTCACagtcatgaaagaattcatactggagagaaaccctatgaatgtaaccAGTGTGATAAAGCATTTGCACGTAAAAGTCATCTTCATAGGCATGAAAGATGTCATACTAGAGAGAAATCCTATGGATATAATCAATGTGGTAGAGACTTTGCACTTAATAGTCATCTTCAAATAGAAGAAAACTCATACTGGAGGCAAattctatga